A window of Phenylobacterium sp. NIBR 498073 genomic DNA:
GGCCGCCGCGGGCGCCGAGCGGATCGCCGACCTGTTCTGCGGGGTGGGGACCTTCACCTTCGCCCTGGCCCAGATCGCGCCGGTTTTGGCCGCCGATGGGGCCGCCCCCGCCGTTCGGGCGCTCAACGCCGCCGTGGCGACCGCGCCCGGTCTGCACGGCGTCACCGCCGAGGCCCGCGACCTGACCCGCCGCCCGGTGCTGGCCGAGGAGATGAAGCGCATCGACACCGTGGTCTTCGACCCGCCGCGGGCCGGGGCGGCCGAACAGTCGGCCGAGATCGCCCGCTCGGGCGTGGCCCGCGCCATCGCGGTCTCCTGCAATCCGGCGACCTTCGTGCGCGACGCCCGAACCCTGGTCGACGCCGGCTTCACCCTGGAACGCGTGCTGCCGGTCGACCAGTTCCTCTGGTCGCCGCACGTGGAATTGGTCGGGGTGTTCAGCCGCTAGCTCAGCCGGCGAACAGGTCGCCCTGGTCGCCGGCCTTCGCCGGAACCCTGAACTGCGAGAGGTCCAGCGACGACAGCTTGGCGTCCAGCCCCAGCCGCTTCTTGGCCGCATGGAAGCGCTGCGACAGAAGTTCGGCGATCGGGCCCTCGCCGCGCATCCGCTTGCCCCATTCGGGATCGTAGTCGAGCCCGCCGCGCATCTGGCGGACCAGCGACATCACCCGCCGGGCGCGGTCGGGATGGTCGGTCTCCAGCCATTCGCGGAACAGGTCCTTGATCTCGCGCGGCAGCCGCAGGGCGACATAGCCGGCCCCCTTGGCCCCGGCCTCGGCGGCCCGCTCCAACACCGCCTCCATCTCGTGGTCGTTCAGGCTGGGGATGGCGGGCGCGAACATCACCACCACCGGCACGCCGGCGTCGGCCAGCGCCTTGATCGCCGCGATCCTGCGTTCGGGCGTCGCCGCCCGCGGCTCCATGCTGCGCGCCAGCTTGCGGTCCAGACTGGTGACCGAGATGGCCACCCGGCACAGATTGCGCCGTCCCATCGCCCCAATGACGTCCAGGTCGCGCAGGATCAGCGCCGACTTGGTGATGATCGAGCAGGGGTGCCCGAAGCGCTCCAGCACCTCCAGCACCCCGCGCGTGATCCGCGTCGTCCGCTCCACCGGCTGATAGGGATCGGTGTTGCCGCCGATGTGGATGAACTCAGGCTTGTAGCGCGGCGAGGACAACTCCTTTTCCAGCAGCCGCGCGGCGTCGGGCTTGAAGAACAGCTGGCTCTCGAAGTCGAGCCCGGGCGACAGGCCCATATAGGCGTGGGCCGGCCGTGCGTAGCAGTAGATGCAGCCATGTTCGCAGCCGCGATAGGGATTGATCGAGCGCGAGAAGCCGACGTCCGGGCTGTCGTTCTTGTTGATGATCGTGCGGGCCTTCTCGGGGCTCAGCGTGGTCTTCAGCTGCTGGGGCTCGGCGTCTTCGAGCGTCCAGCCGTCGTCGAACGCTTCGCGGGCCTCGCTCTCGAATCGCCCGCTGGCGTTGGACCGCGCGCCGCGGCCGCGAACCGTGATCTGCTGGGTGAAGGTGCTCACCGTGAAAGCATAGGATCGGGCGCGAACAAAGCAAGAACAAGATTGACGCGGGGACCAAAGCGACACCTTTGGAGCCATGATCTCCGTCATCGTTCCCACGGCCGAATCCGAGCGTGACCTGGCCGCGCTGCTGTCGGTGCTGGTGCCGGCGGCGGTCGATGGCCTGGTGCGCGAGGTGATCGTCGTCGACGCCGGGCCGAGCCAGGCGACGGCGGCGATCTGCGAAGACGCCGGCGCCGACGTCCTCGCAGGCTTCGCCGACGCTCTGCGCCGCGCCAAGGGCGACTACGTGCTGGCGCTGCCGGCTTCGCTGCGCCTGCGGCCGGGCTGGGACGAGAGCGTGCGGCGGCATCTGGAGGATGGCGGCGGGGCGGCCCTGCTGGTGGCGCGCGAGCCGGGGCTGCTGGAACGCCTGGTGGGGCCGAAGCTGGCCGGCGTCCTGGCGCGCGCCCAGGGCCTCGACGGCGTCGGCGATCTTGCCGCCCTGCGCCGCCGCGTCGGCCGCGCAGCGGTCCTCAGCTAGCGGCTAGCGGTCGAGGCGGGCGTCGACGAAGCGGGCCCCCTGCGCCACGGCGTCGAGGGTCTTGGTGTCGAGGCCGAACTTCTTGCGATAGGTCCAGTAGCCCGCCATCACCTTCTCGACGTAGTTGCGGGTCTCCTGGCTCGGCAGGCTTTCGATCAGCATCAGGCTGTCGGCCTCGTCGCCGACCATCTTGGCGGTCTTCAGCAGGGTGCCGGGCCCG
This region includes:
- a CDS encoding PA0069 family radical SAM protein, whose translation is MSTFTQQITVRGRGARSNASGRFESEAREAFDDGWTLEDAEPQQLKTTLSPEKARTIINKNDSPDVGFSRSINPYRGCEHGCIYCYARPAHAYMGLSPGLDFESQLFFKPDAARLLEKELSSPRYKPEFIHIGGNTDPYQPVERTTRITRGVLEVLERFGHPCSIITKSALILRDLDVIGAMGRRNLCRVAISVTSLDRKLARSMEPRAATPERRIAAIKALADAGVPVVVMFAPAIPSLNDHEMEAVLERAAEAGAKGAGYVALRLPREIKDLFREWLETDHPDRARRVMSLVRQMRGGLDYDPEWGKRMRGEGPIAELLSQRFHAAKKRLGLDAKLSSLDLSQFRVPAKAGDQGDLFAG